The proteins below are encoded in one region of Elgaria multicarinata webbii isolate HBS135686 ecotype San Diego chromosome 20, rElgMul1.1.pri, whole genome shotgun sequence:
- the TMEM82 gene encoding transmembrane protein 82 isoform X2: protein MVSGLHAYLVSWLPTFPSLDWGSSLVDSLLQGLVGACAVAILCSLMKIYIYIQCLNDPERQKEKERIRHQWSLLDQLHLLVLSGTFMVVGHRVAALVVLEFSLRAVSTILSLDKGVHSCQLYLLCQYSLGCGVSCSLGYLQEGAPHRTWNLLLSVGLAALLTSYVWRVARHVFTMYELHCKERYCGACLFLLTTWHGIPRLLANALKVTFMVADLAAVALINRDFLTTSEAIRFWTPLTICYTLLVIYMQEEQRQNPTDQMAYQTVFVRMGGLLILLMTVGRWMDIVNVLISLVGEIWCLARAGVLLDICRKQDYSQRFSRSASASRQPPHQRKEHPPKSQPAATAS from the exons ATGGTGTCCGGCCTCCACGCCTACCTGGTCTCATGGCTGCCCACCTTTCCCAGCCTGGACTGGGGCTCCAGCCTCGTGGACTCCCTCTTGCAGG GGCTGGTGGGCGCCTGTGCCGTTGCCATCCTGTGCAGCCTGATGAAGATCTACATCTACATCCAGTGCCTGAA CGACCCAGAGcggcagaaggagaaggagagaatcCGGCACCAGTGGTCCCTGCTTGACCAGCTGCATCTCCTCGTGCTGAGCGGCACCTTCATGGTGGTGGGGCACCGCGTGGCTGCCCTGGTGGTACTGGAATTCTCCCTCCGGGCCGTGTCCACCATCCTCTCCCTCGACAAG GGGGTGCACAGCTGCCAGCTCTACCTGCTGTGCCAGTATTCCCTGGGCTGCGGCGTCTCGTGCAGCCTCGGCTACCTCCAGGAAGGGGCGCCCCACCGCACGTGGAACCTGCTCCTCAGCGTGGGCCTGGCTGCCCTCCTGACCAGCTACGTGTGGCGCGTGGCCCGCCACGTCTTCACGATGTACGAGCTGCACTGCAAGGAGCGCTACTGCGGCGCCTGCCTCTTCCTGCTCACCACCTGGCACGGCATCCCCCGGCTGCTGGCCAACGCCCTCAAGGTCACTTTCATGGTGGCAGACTTGGCCGCAGTGGCACTGATCAACCGGGACTTCCTCACCACCTCCGAGGCCATCCGGTTCTGGACCCCGCTCACCATCTGCTACACGCTCCTGGTCATCTACATGCAGG AAGAGCAGCGTCAGAACCCCACCGATCAGATGGCCTACCAGACGGTCTTTGTCAGGATGGGCGGTCTGCTGATCCTGCTGATGACAGTGGGCCGGTGGATGGACATCGTGAACGTCCTCATCTCGCTGGTGGGGGAGATCTGGTGCCTGGCGCGGGCCGGAGTGCTGCTGGATATCTGCCGGAAGCAG GATTATTCCCAGAGATTCTCCCGCTCAGCTTCTGCCTCCCGGCAGCCCCCACATCAGCGCAAAGAACACCCTCCAAAATCTCAGCCAGCAGCTACAGCATCCTGA
- the TMEM82 gene encoding transmembrane protein 82 isoform X1 — MVSGLHAYLVSWLPTFPSLDWGSSLVDSLLQGLVGACAVAILCSLMKIYIYIQCLNDPERQKEKERIRHQWSLLDQLHLLVLSGTFMVVGHRVAALVVLEFSLRAVSTILSLDKGVHSCQLYLLCQYSLGCGVSCSLGYLQEGAPHRTWNLLLSVGLAALLTSYVWRVARHVFTMYELHCKERYCGACLFLLTTWHGIPRLLANALKVTFMVADLAAVALINRDFLTTSEAIRFWTPLTICYTLLVIYMQVGQRQHSTFLLNPDFSVHWLNGRRAASEPHRSDGLPDGLCQDGRSADPADDSGPVDGHRERPHLAGGGDLVPGAGRSAAGYLPEAGLFPEILPLSFCLPAAPTSAQRTPSKISASSYSILKQERPSGGS, encoded by the exons ATGGTGTCCGGCCTCCACGCCTACCTGGTCTCATGGCTGCCCACCTTTCCCAGCCTGGACTGGGGCTCCAGCCTCGTGGACTCCCTCTTGCAGG GGCTGGTGGGCGCCTGTGCCGTTGCCATCCTGTGCAGCCTGATGAAGATCTACATCTACATCCAGTGCCTGAA CGACCCAGAGcggcagaaggagaaggagagaatcCGGCACCAGTGGTCCCTGCTTGACCAGCTGCATCTCCTCGTGCTGAGCGGCACCTTCATGGTGGTGGGGCACCGCGTGGCTGCCCTGGTGGTACTGGAATTCTCCCTCCGGGCCGTGTCCACCATCCTCTCCCTCGACAAG GGGGTGCACAGCTGCCAGCTCTACCTGCTGTGCCAGTATTCCCTGGGCTGCGGCGTCTCGTGCAGCCTCGGCTACCTCCAGGAAGGGGCGCCCCACCGCACGTGGAACCTGCTCCTCAGCGTGGGCCTGGCTGCCCTCCTGACCAGCTACGTGTGGCGCGTGGCCCGCCACGTCTTCACGATGTACGAGCTGCACTGCAAGGAGCGCTACTGCGGCGCCTGCCTCTTCCTGCTCACCACCTGGCACGGCATCCCCCGGCTGCTGGCCAACGCCCTCAAGGTCACTTTCATGGTGGCAGACTTGGCCGCAGTGGCACTGATCAACCGGGACTTCCTCACCACCTCCGAGGCCATCCGGTTCTGGACCCCGCTCACCATCTGCTACACGCTCCTGGTCATCTACATGCAGG TTGGCCAGCGCCAACATTCTACATTTCTTCTTAACCCTGACTTTTCTGTTCACTGGTTGAACGGCAGAAGAGCAGCGTCAGAACCCCACCGATCAGATGGCCTACCAGACGGTCTTTGTCAGGATGGGCGGTCTGCTGATCCTGCTGATGACAGTGGGCCGGTGGATGGACATCGTGAACGTCCTCATCTCGCTGGTGGGGGAGATCTGGTGCCTGGCGCGGGCCGGAGTGCTGCTGGATATCTGCCGGAAGCAG GATTATTCCCAGAGATTCTCCCGCTCAGCTTCTGCCTCCCGGCAGCCCCCACATCAGCGCAAAGAACACCCTCCAAAATCTCAGCCAGCAGCTACAGCATCCTGAAGCAAGAGAGGCCCAGCGGAGGAAGCTGA
- the LOC134411305 gene encoding zinc finger protein ZFP2-like: protein MASVGNPELLEEARSPGVYSGERNSGESLLGRLACEPFELSAGTNPAPCFRSVRLHPLRGLHLALFGEKPSKAPAGGSQQRLQGKATSTQPCTMEGPVAFAEVAVYFTKGEWTLLAPGQRLLYKEVMLENYGHVANVAPDPAFLSKPALISWMEEGEEELFVQDPERGKRSAVTCSGADGKDCVEPSVMSLETTEQEREGFKRQKGNLEESWRKKAVLCQDGNYHEGPFEQDHHMAEGKDEFAWCAERSNWKPSIDSHCQLHPWECGKRVSQSSGLVSHQRTHTSENALEQGGSKMQEENQRGAQRINVLPSQSEDAHVIPIEQEKSNGKRIKRCSVHVKTFSHTSSLKTHQRFHARERPRGYSDCGKSIQHTSHFIRHQTVHMGGKTFQCLECGKVFCQSSNTNQRIHTGEEPYKCLECEKSFNQHSNLTSHHRTHSGEKPYQCLECGKSFKWNAHLNSHQRMHVGEKPFQCLECGKSFSQRIHLTKHQGLHTGEKPFKCLECGKCFSQSSTLTSHHIIHTGEKPFTCLECGKGFTQRIHLTTHQITHTGEKPYKCLECGRQFSQSSNLATHQRIHTGEKPYHCLECGKSFSERSSLTFHERFHTGEKPYKCSECGKSFSRSTCLTSHQRIHTGEKPYKCRECGKSFSWSSSLTKHEGLHTGEKRYKCLECGKSFVNSGHLTRHQIIHTGEKPYKCLECGKSFSQSSSLTSHQRIHTGEKPYQCLQCGKRFSQRSNLTRHQGIHIGGNNTNACSVEKPPLIGNNLLDIK from the exons ACTAGCGTGCGAACCGTTTGAGCTGTCCGCCGGAACGAACCCCGCGCCCTGCTTCAGATCAGTCCGTTTGCATCCTCTCAGAGGCCTCCACCTGGCACTTTTTGGAGAGAAGCCAAGCAAG gctccggCGGGTGGCTCTCAGCAGAGACTCCAGGGAAAGGCCACATCTACCCAGCCCTGTACGATggag gGCCCGGTGGCCTTCGCTGAGGTGGCCGTGTATTTCACCAAGGGGGAGTGGACTCTCCTGGCCCCGGGCCAAAGGCTGCTGTACAAAGAAGTCATGCTGGAGAACTACGGCCATGTGGCCAACGTGG CTCCCGATCCTGCCTTCCTTTCCAAACCTGCCCTCATCTCTTggatggaggaaggggaggaagaactATTTGTCCAGGAtccagagagaggaaagagatcTGCAGTTACCTGCTCAG GAGCTGATGGGAAAGATTGTGTGGAGCCAAGTGTTATGTCCTTGGAGACAACTGAGCAGGAGCGAGAGGGATTCAAGAGGCAGAAGGGCAACCTGGAAGAGAGCTGGAGAAAGAAAGCCGTTCTTTGCCAGGATGGCAACTACCACGAAGGCCCATTTGAGCAAGACCATCACATGGCAGAAGGAAAGGATGAGTTTGCTTGGTGTGCGGAAAGATCCAATTGGAAACCTAGCATTGATTCACACTGCCAACTGCACCCTTGGGAGTGTGGGAAGCGCGTCAGTCAGAGCTCAGGCCTTGTatcacatcaaagaacccacacgaGTGAAAATGCCTTGGAGCAGGGTGGATCAAAGATGCAGGAAGAAAACCAAAGGGGGGCACAGAGGATTAATGTCCTTCCTTCTCAGAGTGAGGACGCCCATGTCATCCCAATCGAACAAGAAAAAAGTAATGGAAAGAGGATCAAGAGGTGCTCTGTACATGTAAAGACCTTTAGTCATACATCAAGTCTTAAGACACATCAAAGATTTCACGCAAGGGAAAGGCCACGTGGCTACTCAGACTGTGGCAAGAGCATTCAACATACTTCGCATTTCATTAGACATCAAACAGTCcacatggggggaaaaacatttcagtgcttggagtgCGGAAAGGTTTTCTGCCAGAGCTCCAATACaaatcaaagaatccacacaggagaagaaccttataaatgcctggagtgtgaaaagagcttcaaCCAGCATTCAAACCTTACTTCGCACCACAGAACTCACAGCGGTGAGAAGCCTTAtcaatgtctggagtgtgggaagagcttcaagtGGAATGCACACCTTAACTCCCATCAAAGAATGCATGTGGGGGAAAAGCCGTTTCAGtgcttggagtgcggaaagagcttcagccagagGATACATTTGACTAAACATCAGGgacttcacacaggggaaaaaccctttaaatgcttggagtgtggaaagtgcttcagccAGAGCTCCACTCTTACTTCACATCATATAATCcatacaggggaaaaaccatttacatgcttagagtgtggaaagggtttcactcAGAGAATCCACCTTACGACACATCAAAtaacccacacaggggaaaaaccatataaatgcctggagtgtggaaggcAGTTTAGTCAGAGCTCCAACCTCGCTacacaccaaagaattcacacaggggagaagccgtatcattgcttggagtgtggaaagagttttagtGAGCGCTCAAGCCTTACTTTTCACGAAAGattccacacaggggagaaaccttacaaatgctcagagtgtggaaagagcttcagccgtAGCACGTGCCTGACATctcatcagagaattcacacaggggaaaaaccatacaaatgccgggagtgtggaaagagcttcagttggaGCTCAAGTCTTACAAAACATGAAGGactccacacaggggaaaaacgatacaaatgtttggagtgtggaaagagcttcgtTAACAGCGGACACCTCACAAGACATCAAAtaatccacacgggagagaaaccttacaaatgcttggagtgtgggaagagcttcagtcagagctccaGCCTGACTTCacatcaaaggattcacacaggggaaaaaccatatcaGTGCCTGCAGTGTGGGAAGCGCTTCAGTCAGCGTTCAAACCTTACTAGACATCAAGGAATCCACATCGGGGGAAACAATACAAATGCTTGTAGTGTTGAAAAACCTCCGTTAATAGGCAACAACTTGCTAGACATCAAataa